From one Simplicispira suum genomic stretch:
- a CDS encoding protein-disulfide reductase DsbD family protein, protein MRTLLVFRCLITIFFIAISAYPSSARAQFSLNSGASASAVVTTPRVRAELVAHAPEGLAPGESAWLGLAIAHQPGWHTYWKNPGDSGLPTELSWQLPSGVDVGEIAWPVPKRIRIGPLANYGYEGEVLLAVPLQVSQAFKAPLLAGAGDTLTVRLHASWLVCRVECIPEEGNFEINVPLRSSTAVDAARFASAQAAQPQANAGDASVRAEGERLHWRVAGLPAALQGQVLDLFAETPGVLVPAAETGKDWSQAWDGAVWTADTPLSPEHEAAPESVPVVLARADGARVDGAVGWRSVASVQTPWSAGAVRAEVSPALAAALEANRLAAQTAAVVPTPSLAGLAAALLGGLLGGLLLNLMPCVFPVLAIKLLALAQHGGQPRAQRLAALAYTAGVMLSFLALGGLLLALRAAGEQLGWGFQLQSPVVVALLAGLFTLIGLNLAGVFEFGQFVPGRLATLQARHPVTDALLSGVVAVAIASPCTAPFMGASLGFAVAMPTAQALAVFGALGLGMALPYLLAGFIPALAHALPRPGPWMETFRHAMAFPMFATVVWLVWVLGQQSGIDGAGALLALLVAGSSLVWALSLRGRTRIVLVSTLLVLGAWLGIALGPHVVKPQESVVQAAPGATAWQPWSSQRVAELTQSGQPVFVDFTAAWCVTCQYNKRTTLADAEVLADFARRKVVLMRADWTRRDPAITAALTALGRSGVPVYVLYAKDKPPVVLSEILSKNEVQAALAGL, encoded by the coding sequence ATGCGCACTCTTCTTGTTTTTCGCTGCCTGATAACTATATTTTTTATAGCTATCAGCGCTTACCCATCAAGCGCCAGAGCCCAATTTAGTCTAAATTCTGGCGCCTCCGCCAGTGCGGTGGTCACCACACCGCGCGTGCGCGCCGAACTGGTGGCGCACGCGCCCGAAGGGCTGGCACCTGGCGAGAGCGCATGGCTGGGCCTGGCCATCGCGCACCAACCGGGCTGGCACACCTACTGGAAAAACCCTGGCGACTCGGGTCTTCCCACCGAACTGAGCTGGCAGTTGCCCTCCGGCGTGGACGTAGGCGAAATCGCCTGGCCCGTGCCAAAACGCATTCGCATCGGTCCGCTGGCGAACTACGGCTACGAGGGCGAGGTGCTGCTGGCGGTGCCGCTGCAGGTGTCGCAGGCCTTCAAGGCGCCGCTGCTTGCCGGCGCGGGCGACACGCTCACCGTGCGCCTGCACGCAAGCTGGCTGGTGTGCCGCGTGGAATGCATTCCCGAAGAGGGCAACTTTGAAATCAACGTGCCGCTGCGCAGCTCTACGGCGGTGGACGCAGCGCGCTTCGCCAGCGCCCAGGCGGCCCAGCCGCAGGCCAACGCGGGCGACGCCAGTGTGCGCGCCGAAGGCGAGCGCCTGCACTGGCGCGTGGCCGGCCTGCCTGCGGCGCTGCAGGGCCAGGTGCTAGACCTGTTTGCTGAAACCCCCGGCGTGCTGGTGCCGGCGGCCGAGACCGGCAAGGACTGGAGCCAGGCCTGGGACGGCGCGGTGTGGACCGCCGACACCCCGCTCTCGCCCGAGCACGAGGCGGCTCCCGAGAGCGTGCCCGTGGTGTTGGCGCGTGCGGACGGTGCGCGGGTGGACGGCGCCGTCGGCTGGCGCAGTGTGGCCAGCGTGCAAACACCCTGGAGTGCCGGCGCGGTGCGCGCCGAAGTCTCACCCGCCCTGGCGGCGGCGCTGGAAGCCAACCGCCTGGCGGCGCAGACGGCAGCCGTGGTGCCCACACCCTCGCTGGCCGGCCTGGCCGCAGCGCTGCTTGGCGGCCTGCTGGGCGGCCTGCTGCTCAACCTGATGCCCTGCGTGTTCCCGGTGCTCGCCATCAAGCTGCTGGCGCTGGCGCAGCACGGTGGCCAGCCGCGCGCCCAGCGCCTGGCCGCGCTGGCGTACACCGCTGGCGTGATGCTGTCGTTTCTCGCCCTGGGCGGCCTGCTGCTGGCGCTGCGCGCGGCGGGCGAGCAGCTCGGCTGGGGCTTTCAGCTGCAGTCGCCCGTGGTGGTGGCGCTGCTGGCCGGCTTGTTTACGCTGATCGGACTGAATCTAGCGGGCGTTTTTGAGTTCGGCCAGTTCGTTCCGGGGCGCCTGGCCACGCTGCAGGCCCGCCACCCGGTGACCGACGCGCTGCTCTCGGGCGTGGTGGCTGTCGCTATTGCTTCGCCCTGCACGGCACCCTTCATGGGGGCCTCGCTCGGCTTTGCCGTCGCCATGCCCACAGCGCAGGCGCTGGCCGTTTTTGGTGCGCTGGGGCTGGGCATGGCCCTGCCGTACCTGTTGGCGGGGTTCATTCCGGCGCTGGCGCACGCCCTGCCGCGCCCCGGACCGTGGATGGAGACTTTCCGCCACGCCATGGCCTTCCCGATGTTTGCCACCGTGGTCTGGCTGGTTTGGGTGCTGGGCCAGCAAAGCGGCATCGACGGTGCGGGCGCCTTGCTGGCGCTGCTGGTGGCAGGCAGCAGCCTGGTCTGGGCCCTGAGCCTGCGTGGCCGCACGCGCATCGTGCTGGTCTCCACGCTGCTGGTCCTGGGCGCCTGGCTCGGCATCGCCCTGGGGCCGCATGTGGTCAAACCCCAGGAAAGCGTCGTGCAGGCGGCACCGGGGGCCACCGCGTGGCAGCCCTGGTCTTCCCAGCGCGTGGCCGAACTGACGCAGAGCGGCCAGCCCGTGTTTGTCGACTTCACCGCCGCCTGGTGCGTCACCTGCCAATACAACAAGCGCACCACCCTGGCCGACGCCGAGGTACTGGCCGACTTTGCCCGGCGCAAGGTGGTACTGATGCGTGCCGACTGGACGCGGCGCGACCCCGCCATTACCGCCGCCCTCACCGCCTTGGGCCGCAGCGGTGTGCCGGTCTATGTGCTGTACGCCAAAGACAAGCCGCCCGTAGTGCTGAGCGAAATCCTGAGCAAGAACGAAGTGCAGGCGGCGCTGGCGGGGCTGTGA
- the hemE gene encoding uroporphyrinogen decarboxylase, whose amino-acid sequence MSFAPLSNDTFLRACRRQATDYTPLWLMRQAGRYLPEYKATRAKAGSFMGLATNVDYATEVTLQPLERFPLDAAILFSDILTVPDAMGLGLTFAEGEGPRFAKTVREEADVAALAVPDMDKLRYVFDAVTSIRKALNGRVPLIGFSGSPWTLACYMVEGKGSDDYRLVKSLMYSRPDLMHRVLAVNADAVAQYLNAQIDAGAQAVMVFDSWGGVLADGAFQEFSLEYTRRVLSQLKRHGPDGQDVPRIVFTKGGALWLEDMAPLDCEVLGLDWTANLAKARALVGGVAGGPGKALQGNIDPNVLFAPPAQIEIQVRKVLESFGAPHTDRSTTGPTHIFNLGHGISQFTPPEHVTALVEAVHQQSRALRRA is encoded by the coding sequence ATGAGCTTTGCACCCCTCTCCAACGACACCTTTCTTCGCGCCTGCCGCCGCCAGGCCACCGACTACACGCCCTTGTGGCTGATGCGCCAGGCGGGGCGCTACCTGCCCGAGTACAAGGCGACACGCGCCAAGGCGGGCAGCTTCATGGGCCTGGCCACCAACGTGGACTACGCCACCGAAGTGACGCTGCAACCGCTGGAGCGTTTCCCGCTGGACGCGGCCATTCTGTTTTCCGACATCCTCACCGTACCCGATGCCATGGGCCTGGGCTTGACCTTTGCCGAGGGCGAAGGCCCGCGCTTTGCCAAAACGGTGCGCGAGGAGGCCGACGTGGCCGCCCTTGCCGTGCCCGACATGGACAAGCTGCGCTACGTGTTCGACGCGGTCACCAGCATCCGCAAGGCCTTGAATGGCCGCGTGCCGCTGATCGGTTTTTCCGGCAGCCCCTGGACGCTGGCCTGCTACATGGTCGAAGGCAAGGGCTCGGACGACTACCGCCTGGTCAAGAGCCTGATGTACAGCCGCCCGGATTTGATGCACCGCGTCCTCGCGGTGAACGCGGACGCTGTGGCGCAGTACCTGAACGCACAGATAGACGCCGGCGCGCAGGCGGTGATGGTGTTCGACAGCTGGGGCGGCGTGCTGGCCGACGGCGCGTTCCAGGAGTTCAGCCTGGAATACACCCGCCGCGTGCTGTCGCAGCTCAAGCGCCATGGCCCGGACGGGCAGGACGTACCGCGCATCGTCTTCACCAAGGGCGGCGCCCTGTGGCTGGAAGACATGGCGCCGCTGGACTGCGAGGTGCTGGGCCTGGACTGGACGGCCAATCTGGCCAAGGCACGCGCGCTGGTGGGCGGTGTGGCGGGCGGGCCGGGCAAGGCGCTGCAGGGCAACATTGACCCCAACGTGCTGTTTGCGCCCCCGGCGCAGATTGAAATCCAGGTGCGCAAGGTGCTTGAAAGCTTTGGCGCACCGCACACCGACCGCAGCACGACCGGCCCGACCCATATCTTCAACCTGGGCCACGGCATCAGCCAGTTCACGCCGCCCGAGCATGTCACCGCGCTGGTCGAAGCGGTGCACCAGCAGTCACGGGCCCTGCGCAGGGCTTGA
- the priA gene encoding replication restart helicase PriA — protein sequence MQVAVHTPAHSAIGELLSYRSATLLAPGTLVRVPLGQREVLGVVWDRADDTAAQAPVQLRAVAGVLGGVAPLGADWRALVAFAARYYQRSLGEIALAALPAQLRTLGPEQMARRLRRPATQAEQANAIELIALSAEQESARAQISSKIGPFLMFGSTGSGKTEVYLRCVQELLQADPAAQALVMVPEINLTPQLEERFVSRFGAAQVVSLHSGMTNPQRLKSWLAAHSGQARIVLGTRMAVFASMPGLALIVVDEEHDASYKQQEGARYSARDLAIWRGHACGAKVVLGSATPSLESWHASRPPSPQDPEGGRYLRLAMPSRIGAAALPRVRRVDMGQQPHRTVFSAPLLAAITERVQRGEQCMVLLNRRGYAPVLTCSDCDWKSDCPHCSAHQVFHKIDRSLRCHHCGFAQRVPRACPACGNPDIVPIGRGTEQLEEQLAALLAGVQRADGSPVRIARIDADSTRAAGALQSQLAQVHAGEVDVLVGTQMIAKGHDFRRVSLVAAVQPDGALFSSDFRAPERLFALLMQAAGRAGRDAAWMAERGAPCEMWVQTYHPTHPVYEALRRHDYPAFAAQQLTERQQASMPPFAFQALVRADARTQPVAQGFLTAAAEAARAAALPGLEHVSLYPPVPLVVQRVAGVERAQMLIESSSRPALQHFLAAWQGVLRSTRADPVHKGLVRWLVDVDPLAI from the coding sequence GTGCAGGTCGCGGTACATACGCCAGCGCACAGCGCCATCGGCGAACTGCTGAGCTACCGTTCGGCCACGCTGCTGGCGCCCGGAACACTGGTGCGCGTGCCGCTGGGCCAGCGCGAGGTGCTGGGTGTGGTCTGGGACAGGGCGGACGACACCGCCGCGCAAGCGCCAGTACAACTGCGCGCCGTTGCCGGCGTGCTGGGCGGCGTGGCACCGCTGGGTGCCGACTGGCGTGCGCTGGTGGCCTTTGCCGCGCGCTACTACCAGCGCAGCCTGGGCGAAATAGCGCTGGCCGCTCTGCCAGCCCAGTTGCGCACGCTGGGGCCGGAGCAGATGGCGCGCCGCCTGCGCCGGCCTGCCACCCAGGCCGAGCAAGCAAATGCTATTGAATTGATAGCTCTTAGCGCAGAACAGGAAAGCGCCAGAGCCCAAATTTCTTCAAAAATCGGCCCCTTCCTGATGTTTGGCAGCACCGGCAGCGGCAAGACCGAGGTGTACCTGCGCTGCGTGCAGGAGCTGCTGCAGGCCGACCCGGCGGCCCAGGCGCTGGTCATGGTGCCCGAGATCAACCTGACGCCGCAGCTCGAAGAGCGCTTTGTCAGCCGTTTTGGCGCGGCGCAAGTGGTCTCGCTGCACAGCGGCATGACGAATCCGCAGCGGCTCAAGAGTTGGCTGGCGGCGCACAGCGGGCAGGCGCGCATCGTGCTGGGCACGCGCATGGCGGTGTTTGCGTCGATGCCCGGCCTGGCGCTGATCGTCGTCGACGAGGAGCACGACGCCAGCTACAAGCAGCAGGAGGGCGCGCGCTATTCGGCACGCGATCTCGCCATCTGGCGCGGCCACGCCTGCGGCGCCAAGGTCGTGCTGGGTTCGGCCACGCCCTCGCTTGAGAGCTGGCACGCCAGCCGCCCACCCAGCCCGCAAGACCCCGAAGGCGGGCGCTACCTGCGCCTGGCCATGCCGAGCCGCATTGGCGCTGCCGCATTGCCGCGCGTGCGCCGCGTCGACATGGGCCAGCAACCGCACCGCACCGTGTTCTCGGCCCCGCTGCTGGCCGCCATCACCGAACGCGTGCAGCGCGGCGAGCAATGCATGGTGCTGCTCAACCGGCGCGGCTATGCGCCGGTGCTCACCTGCAGCGACTGCGACTGGAAGAGCGACTGCCCGCACTGCAGCGCGCACCAGGTGTTCCACAAGATCGACCGCAGCCTGCGCTGCCACCACTGCGGCTTTGCCCAGCGCGTGCCGCGCGCCTGCCCGGCCTGCGGCAACCCCGACATCGTCCCCATCGGGCGTGGCACCGAGCAGCTTGAAGAGCAATTGGCCGCCCTGCTCGCCGGCGTGCAGCGCGCCGATGGCAGCCCGGTGCGCATTGCCCGCATCGACGCCGACAGCACGCGCGCTGCCGGCGCGCTGCAAAGCCAGTTGGCGCAGGTGCATGCGGGCGAGGTGGATGTGCTGGTGGGAACGCAGATGATCGCCAAGGGCCATGACTTTCGCCGCGTCAGCCTGGTGGCTGCCGTGCAGCCCGACGGTGCGCTTTTTTCCAGCGACTTCCGTGCGCCCGAGCGCCTGTTTGCCTTGCTGATGCAGGCCGCAGGCCGCGCCGGACGCGACGCCGCCTGGATGGCCGAGCGCGGCGCGCCCTGCGAGATGTGGGTGCAGACCTACCATCCCACGCATCCGGTGTACGAGGCCCTGCGCCGCCATGACTACCCGGCCTTTGCCGCGCAGCAGCTCACCGAGCGCCAGCAGGCCAGCATGCCGCCGTTTGCTTTCCAGGCCCTGGTGCGCGCCGACGCGCGCACGCAGCCAGTGGCCCAGGGTTTTCTGACTGCGGCGGCGGAGGCAGCGCGCGCTGCGGCGCTGCCGGGCCTGGAGCATGTCAGCCTCTATCCGCCGGTGCCGCTGGTGGTGCAGCGCGTCGCCGGCGTCGAGCGTGCGCAGATGCTGATCGAAAGCAGCAGCCGTCCGGCGCTGCAGCACTTTTTGGCGGCCTGGCAGGGCGTGCTGCGCAGCACCCGCGCCGATCCTGTCCACAAAGGCCTGGTGCGCTGGCTGGTGGATGTGGACCCGCTGGCGATCTGA
- the atpD gene encoding F0F1 ATP synthase subunit beta, with the protein MPLLTPTLSALTSTHDPADLSHCGRVYTVRAGVVEVRFPPEALPALGTALEVCTPGEATVTLEVQSQIDERTVRAVALEETQGLARGAPVRSLGGPLTVPVGDALLGRLVNVLGQACDGGAPIPADTPRRPIHCPPLPLAQRRAVAEVFETGIKVIDLLTPMALGSKAAMFGGAGVGKTVLVMELIHVMAQTYQGLSVFAGVGERTREGHELLLDMRNSGMLANSILVYGQMNETAGARWRTPLTALALAEYFRDEQHRNVLLLMDNVFRFVQAGAEVSGLLGRLPSRVGYQPTLASEVAAVQERIACGEHASVTAIEAVYVPADDFTDPAVTAIAAHLDSRVVLSRALAAEGMYPAVDPLASQSRLLDPAIVGQAHCDLAREVREVLARYRELQDIIALLGVAELSAEDQLRVQRARRLQRFLTQPFSVTEAFTGQAGRQVALKDTLAGCRALLDGAGDDFPESAFYMVGTLDEALARTSE; encoded by the coding sequence ATGCCGCTTCTCACGCCCACACTGTCTGCCCTCACCAGCACCCATGACCCGGCCGACCTCTCCCACTGCGGTCGGGTGTATACCGTGCGCGCCGGTGTGGTCGAGGTGCGGTTTCCGCCCGAGGCACTGCCCGCGCTCGGCACCGCACTGGAAGTCTGCACGCCTGGCGAAGCTACGGTCACGCTCGAAGTACAAAGCCAGATCGACGAGCGCACGGTGCGCGCCGTGGCGCTGGAGGAAACCCAGGGCCTGGCGCGGGGCGCACCGGTACGCTCGCTCGGCGGTCCGCTGACCGTTCCGGTGGGCGATGCGCTGCTCGGCCGGCTGGTCAATGTGCTCGGTCAGGCCTGCGACGGCGGCGCCCCGATTCCAGCCGACACCCCGCGCCGCCCCATCCACTGCCCGCCGCTGCCACTCGCCCAACGCCGGGCCGTGGCCGAAGTGTTCGAGACCGGCATCAAGGTGATCGACCTGCTGACGCCGATGGCGCTGGGCAGCAAGGCGGCCATGTTCGGCGGCGCGGGCGTGGGCAAGACGGTGCTGGTGATGGAGCTGATCCACGTCATGGCGCAAACCTACCAGGGGCTGTCGGTGTTTGCCGGCGTGGGCGAGCGCACGCGCGAGGGCCATGAGCTGCTGCTGGACATGCGCAACTCGGGCATGCTGGCCAATTCCATCCTGGTCTACGGTCAGATGAACGAGACCGCCGGAGCCCGCTGGCGCACGCCGCTGACCGCGCTGGCGCTCGCCGAGTATTTCCGCGATGAACAGCACCGCAACGTGCTGCTGCTGATGGACAACGTGTTTCGCTTCGTGCAGGCGGGGGCAGAGGTCTCGGGCCTGCTGGGCCGCCTGCCGTCCCGCGTGGGCTACCAGCCCACGCTGGCCAGCGAGGTGGCTGCCGTGCAGGAGCGCATTGCCTGCGGCGAACACGCCTCGGTCACCGCCATCGAGGCGGTCTATGTGCCGGCCGACGATTTCACCGATCCGGCCGTCACCGCGATTGCCGCGCACCTTGACAGCCGTGTCGTGCTCTCGCGCGCCCTGGCCGCCGAAGGCATGTACCCGGCGGTGGACCCACTGGCCTCGCAGTCGCGTCTGCTGGACCCGGCCATCGTTGGCCAGGCGCACTGCGACCTGGCGCGGGAAGTGCGCGAGGTCCTGGCCCGCTACCGCGAACTGCAGGACATCATCGCGCTGCTGGGCGTGGCCGAGCTGAGTGCAGAGGACCAGCTGCGCGTCCAACGCGCGCGCCGGCTGCAGCGTTTTCTGACCCAGCCCTTCAGCGTGACGGAGGCCTTTACCGGCCAGGCCGGGCGCCAGGTGGCCTTGAAAGACACGCTCGCGGGCTGCCGCGCCCTGCTGGACGGCGCGGGCGACGATTTTCCCGAGAGCGCCTTCTACATGGTGGGCACGCTGGACGAAGCCCTGGCGAGGACATCCGAATGA
- a CDS encoding F0F1 ATP synthase subunit epsilon, giving the protein MTAATAWPRANAIHLVLSSLGAVLVDAQGVRSVRAQDATGSFGLWPGHEDLLAVLSVGLLSWRDAQDAWHWCALRGGVLTLQRGVELQIASREAVLGDDPGQLERTVLELLRQRQQTEDDARRESHQIEVQLLRQLQPGRADAQRTPGVWP; this is encoded by the coding sequence ATGACGGCGGCCACTGCCTGGCCACGGGCCAACGCCATCCACCTGGTGCTCTCGAGCCTGGGCGCGGTGCTGGTCGATGCACAGGGCGTGCGCTCGGTGCGCGCGCAGGATGCCACGGGCAGCTTCGGCCTGTGGCCGGGCCACGAAGACCTGTTGGCGGTGCTGAGCGTCGGCCTGTTGTCCTGGCGCGATGCGCAGGACGCCTGGCACTGGTGCGCGCTGCGCGGCGGCGTGCTCACCCTGCAGCGCGGCGTTGAGTTGCAGATCGCCAGCCGCGAGGCCGTGCTCGGCGACGACCCCGGCCAGCTCGAGCGCACGGTGCTTGAGCTGCTTCGCCAGCGCCAGCAGACCGAGGACGATGCACGCCGCGAAAGCCACCAGATCGAAGTGCAGCTGCTGCGCCAGCTGCAACCCGGCAGGGCCGACGCGCAGCGCACACCGGGCGTCTGGCCATGA
- a CDS encoding AtpZ/AtpI family protein: MSENPLPEEDRAWLGQVRQQWQRQLRSRREGEPSLLGQLASVGVLGWVVVVPTLLGIALGRWLDAQLRTGITFTGALLLLGLLLGGWAAWRWIHRP; encoded by the coding sequence ATGAGCGAGAACCCCTTGCCCGAGGAAGACCGCGCCTGGCTTGGCCAGGTGCGCCAGCAGTGGCAGCGACAGCTGCGCAGCCGCCGCGAGGGCGAACCCAGCCTGCTCGGCCAGCTCGCCAGCGTCGGCGTGCTGGGCTGGGTGGTGGTTGTGCCCACGCTGCTGGGCATTGCGCTGGGGCGCTGGCTGGATGCGCAATTGCGCACCGGCATCACCTTCACGGGGGCGCTGCTGCTGCTGGGCCTTTTGCTCGGCGGCTGGGCGGCCTGGCGCTGGATACACCGACCATGA
- a CDS encoding ATP synthase subunit I — protein sequence MTALFFFPGLLLGAWHFGSLHWLTERLARSGQTPWGGMLALQLLRFALLAGACYGASRAGALALIALGLGVLAARPLVLHFTNRRRPPLP from the coding sequence ATGACGGCGCTGTTTTTCTTCCCCGGCCTGCTGCTGGGCGCCTGGCACTTTGGCAGCTTGCACTGGCTCACGGAGCGCCTTGCCCGCAGCGGACAGACCCCCTGGGGCGGCATGCTGGCGCTGCAATTGCTGCGCTTTGCGCTGCTGGCTGGCGCCTGTTATGGCGCCTCGCGCGCCGGGGCGTTGGCGCTCATTGCGCTGGGGCTGGGGGTGCTGGCAGCGCGCCCACTGGTGCTGCATTTCACCAACCGCCGCCGGCCCCCTCTGCCATGA
- the atpB gene encoding F0F1 ATP synthase subunit A yields the protein MTTNPFLHEVLLQLGPLAITTPVVTTWALMLVLVLGAAWLRNRLSVRAPGRVQSMAEAAFELVQTEMRSTMNTDPAPFLPLIATLFVFILTANLSGLIPGVVPPTAALETDLALALSVFAAVLGWGIGRRGLWGYLRSYAQPSLLLLPLNLIEALTRIVSMSVRLFGNMMSGVVISAVVLGLAGLLVPVPFMALELLSGLIQAYIFTVLAMVFIAAAASEPSQPE from the coding sequence ATGACCACCAACCCGTTCCTCCACGAAGTGCTGCTGCAGCTTGGCCCACTGGCGATCACCACGCCCGTCGTCACCACCTGGGCCTTGATGCTGGTGCTGGTGCTGGGCGCGGCCTGGCTGCGCAACCGCCTATCGGTGCGCGCGCCAGGCCGGGTGCAATCGATGGCCGAGGCGGCGTTCGAGTTGGTGCAGACCGAGATGCGCTCGACCATGAATACCGATCCTGCGCCCTTTTTGCCGCTCATCGCCACGCTGTTCGTCTTTATCCTCACGGCCAACCTCAGCGGGCTCATTCCCGGCGTCGTGCCGCCCACCGCAGCCCTGGAAACCGATCTGGCGCTGGCGCTGTCCGTGTTTGCTGCCGTGCTGGGCTGGGGCATCGGCAGACGCGGCTTGTGGGGCTACCTGCGCAGCTACGCACAACCGAGCCTGTTGCTGCTGCCGCTGAACCTGATCGAGGCGCTGACCCGCATCGTCTCGATGTCGGTGCGCCTGTTTGGCAACATGATGAGCGGTGTCGTCATCTCCGCCGTGGTTCTGGGGCTTGCGGGGCTGCTGGTGCCGGTGCCGTTCATGGCACTGGAACTGCTCTCCGGGCTGATCCAGGCCTATATCTTTACCGTGCTCGCAATGGTCTTCATTGCTGCGGCCGCGAGCGAACCTTCTCAACCGGAGTGA
- a CDS encoding F0F1 ATP synthase subunit C — MDNQWIELVSIVCAAFAVSFGALGPALAEGRAVAAAMDALARQPEAASTISRTLFVGLAMIETTAIYCLVIALLLLFANPFLR, encoded by the coding sequence ATGGACAACCAATGGATTGAACTTGTCAGCATCGTCTGCGCGGCCTTTGCCGTGTCCTTTGGCGCCCTCGGCCCGGCGCTTGCCGAGGGCCGGGCGGTCGCCGCAGCCATGGATGCGCTGGCCCGCCAGCCCGAGGCCGCCAGCACGATCTCGCGCACGCTGTTCGTCGGCCTGGCCATGATCGAGACCACCGCCATCTACTGCCTGGTCATCGCCCTGTTGCTGCTGTTTGCGAACCCGTTCCTGCGTTAA
- a CDS encoding ATP synthase F0 subunit B — protein MNIDLSTLLLQAVNLLVLLALLRWLLYRPLQRVIAARRALVAKELADASDKVAQAQQTASELKSQQQTLQAEQASLLDAARRDAAAEREQLLTSARLEAKAQLDAARVQLASERQQAGAALFDEASGLAVDLAGRLLAHTPVDDGAFIDRLLAQVAATPEAQRASWFAQGSARNVELCTARALAPAAQEALQARLQTLLGEDVALTCSHDSALIAGAELRFALGTLSLHWAQALQEAHQALAPVAQEAP, from the coding sequence ATGAATATCGACCTCTCCACCCTGCTGCTGCAAGCGGTCAACCTGCTGGTGCTGCTGGCGCTGCTGCGCTGGCTGCTGTACCGGCCATTGCAAAGGGTGATCGCGGCGCGCCGCGCCCTCGTCGCCAAGGAGCTGGCCGACGCCAGCGACAAAGTGGCACAGGCGCAGCAGACTGCCAGCGAACTCAAGAGCCAGCAGCAAACCCTGCAAGCCGAGCAGGCCAGCCTGCTGGACGCGGCGCGCCGGGATGCCGCCGCAGAACGCGAGCAGCTCCTCACCAGCGCCCGCCTGGAAGCCAAGGCACAGCTGGACGCCGCGCGCGTGCAACTGGCAAGCGAACGCCAGCAAGCCGGGGCAGCGCTCTTTGACGAGGCCTCTGGCTTGGCGGTGGATCTGGCCGGCCGACTGCTGGCACACACGCCGGTTGATGACGGTGCTTTCATCGACCGCCTGCTGGCCCAAGTGGCCGCCACGCCCGAGGCGCAGCGGGCAAGCTGGTTTGCGCAGGGCAGCGCAAGAAATGTCGAACTGTGCACCGCACGCGCACTGGCACCTGCGGCGCAGGAGGCACTGCAGGCTCGCCTGCAGACCTTGCTGGGCGAAGACGTGGCACTCACTTGCTCGCACGACAGCGCACTGATTGCAGGCGCCGAACTGCGCTTTGCTCTGGGCACGCTGTCACTGCACTGGGCGCAAGCGCTGCAAGAGGCCCATCAGGCCCTGGCGCCAGTGGCGCAGGAAGCGCCATGA